A single Thunnus thynnus chromosome 6, fThuThy2.1, whole genome shotgun sequence DNA region contains:
- the srpk1a gene encoding SRSF protein kinase 1a isoform X2 translates to MERKVLALQARKKRVKAKKTSKKQPANPRTRQQPQLEASPQEPEEPEEILGSDDEEQEDPNDYCKGGYHHVKVGDLYNGKYHVIRKLGWGHFSTVWLAWDIQVKRFVAMKVVKSAEHYTETAVDEIKLLRSVRNSDPNDPNREMVVQMVDDFKISGVNGTHVCMVFEVLGHHLLKWIIKSNYQGLPLPCVKSIIKQVLQGLDYLHTKCQIIHTDIKPENILMSVDEPYVRKLAAEATEWQRAGAPPPSGSAISTAPAPKQTVKMSKNKKKKLKKKQKRQAELLEKCIMDLEEMEKTTETREEEEDEDEDPQSPKGRACAPLRQVSPQELGNEDTNEERNVNADLMRVGRDELSEVNCNGYAEVEQRQSRWRDEDQHNGNAEPTEKCASKEEQHENSPVHPVCNGVDSADLKELDTETEGRGAHSSGVTERRLPAGLEEGELEQSICQEDGEDRPDCQYGTEESLRNGKLTAGSLLVNPLEPLNADQIKVKIADLGNACWVHKHFTEDIQTRQYRSLEVLIGSGYSTPADIWSTACMAFELATGDYLFEPHSGEDYSRDEDHIALIIELLGSVPRKLIMTGKYSKDFFTKKGDLKHITKLKPWGLLEVLIDKYEWPREEAECFTDFLLPMLELIPEKRATAAECLRHPWLTL, encoded by the exons ATGGAGAGAAAAG ttttggcACTCCAGGCGAGGAAAAAGAGGGTGAAAGCAAAGAAGACCAGCAAAAa GCAGCCAGCCAATCCCAGAACTCGACAGCAGCCCCAGCTAGAAGCCTCGCCTCAGGAACCCGAGGAACCTGAGGAGATTCTCGGCTCTGATGATGAAGAGCAGGAGGACCCTAACGACTACTGCAAAG GTGGCTACCACCACGTGAAAGTAGGCGACCTTTACAACGGAAAATACCACGTAATCCGGAAACTGGGATGGGGACACTTCTCCACTGTGTGGCTCGCCTGGGACATCCA GGTGAAGAGGTTTGTTGCAATGAAGGTGGTGAAGAGTGCGGAGCACTACACAGAGACAGCAGTGGATGAGATCAAACTCCTCAGATCT GTAAGAAACTCAGACCCCAATGACCCCAACCGGGAAATGGTGGTCCAGATGGTAGATGACTTCAAGATCTCTGGTGTGAATGGAACTC ATGTCTGCATGGTATTTGAGGTGTTGGGACATCACTTATTAAAGTGGATAATAAAGTCTAATTACCAAGGATTGCCCCTGCCTTGTGTGAAGAGCATCATAAAACAG GTTCTCCAAGGTCTCGACTACTTGCACACAAAGTGTCAGATCATCCACACAGACATCAAGCCGGAAAATATCCTGATGAGTGTTGACGAGCCTTATGTCCGAAAGCTTGCAGCAGAAGCCACAGAGTGGCAGAGGGCTGGGGCACCTCCTCCCTCCGGTTCAGCAA TAAGCACGGCGCCTGCTCCAAAACAG ACggtaaaaatgtccaaaaacaagaagaagaagttaaaaaagaagcagaagcGTCAGGCCGAGCTGCTGGAAAAGTGCATCATGGACCTAGAGGAGATGGAAAAGACCACAGAGACacgagaggaagaagaggatgaagatgaggacCCACAGTCTCCGAAGGGACGGGCCTGCGCTCCCCTCAGACAGGTGTCTCCTCAGGAGCTGGGAAACGAGGATACGAACGAGG AGAGAAATGTAAATGCAGATCTCATGAGGGTGGGACGAGATGAGCTATCGGAGGTGAACTGTAACGGCTATGCGGAGGTGGAGCAGAGACAGTCCCGTTGGAGGGACGAAGACCAACACAACGGCAACGCAGAGCCCACAGAGAAATGTGCCAGTAAGGAGGAGCAACACGAGAACTCCCCTGTCCACCCCGTCTGCAACGGTGTGGACTCTGCAGATCTCAAGGAGCTGGACACTGAGACTGAAGGCAGGGGAGCTCACAGCAGTGGAGTAACTGAGAGACGCCTTCCTGCTGGGCTGGAGGAGGGAGAGCTGGAGCAAAGCATCTGTCAGGAGGACGGAGAGGACAGACCCGACTGTCAGTATGGAACCGAGGAAAGCCTGAGAAACG GCAAGCTAACAGCAGGATCCCTGCTAGTTAACCCTCTTGAGCCACTCAATGCCGACCAGATCAAGGTCAAGATTGCAGATTTGGGAAATGCTTGCTGGGTG CACAAGCACTTTACAGAAGACATCCAGACACGGCAGTACCGATCCTTAGAGGTACTCATCGGTTCTGGATACAGCACACCAGCTGATATATGGAGCACAGCCTGCATG GCCTTTGAGCTTGCCACAGGGGACTACTTGTTTGAACCACATTCTGGGGAAGATTATTCCAGGGATGAAG ACCATATAGCGCTGATCATTGAGCTGCTGGGGAGTGTCCCACGCAAACTTATAATGACCGGCAAATATTCCAAGGATTTTTTCACCAAGAAAG GTGACTTGAAACACATCACCAAGCTGAAGCCGTGGGGACTGCTGGAGGTGCTTATCGATAAGTACGAGTGGCCCCGCGAAGAAGCCGAATGCTTCACTGACTTCCTGCTTCCCATGTTGGAGCTGATCCCCGAGAAGAGAGCCACGGCGGCAGAGTGCCTGCGCCACCCCTGGCTCACCCTCTAG
- the srpk1a gene encoding SRSF protein kinase 1a isoform X1, with the protein MERKVLALQARKKRVKAKKTSKKQPANPRTRQQPQLEASPQEPEEPEEILGSDDEEQEDPNDYCKGGYHHVKVGDLYNGKYHVIRKLGWGHFSTVWLAWDIQVKRFVAMKVVKSAEHYTETAVDEIKLLRSVRNSDPNDPNREMVVQMVDDFKISGVNGTHVCMVFEVLGHHLLKWIIKSNYQGLPLPCVKSIIKQVLQGLDYLHTKCQIIHTDIKPENILMSVDEPYVRKLAAEATEWQRAGAPPPSGSAISTAPAPKQTVKMSKNKKKKLKKKQKRQAELLEKCIMDLEEMEKTTETREEEEDEDEDPQSPKGRACAPLRQVSPQELGNEDTNEERNVNADLMRVGRDELSEVNCNGYAEVEQRQSRWRDEDQHNGNAEPTEKCASKEEQHENSPVHPVCNGVDSADLKELDTETEGRGAHSSGVTERRLPAGLEEGELEQSICQEDGEDRPDCQYGTEESLRNGKLTAGSLLVNPLEPLNADQIKVKIADLGNACWVHKHFTEDIQTRQYRSLEVLIGSGYSTPADIWSTACMAFELATGDYLFEPHSGEDYSRDEDHLALMIELLGKIPRHYALSGKYSQEYFTKRGDLKHITKLKPWGLLEVLIDKYEWPREEAECFTDFLLPMLELIPEKRATAAECLRHPWLTL; encoded by the exons ATGGAGAGAAAAG ttttggcACTCCAGGCGAGGAAAAAGAGGGTGAAAGCAAAGAAGACCAGCAAAAa GCAGCCAGCCAATCCCAGAACTCGACAGCAGCCCCAGCTAGAAGCCTCGCCTCAGGAACCCGAGGAACCTGAGGAGATTCTCGGCTCTGATGATGAAGAGCAGGAGGACCCTAACGACTACTGCAAAG GTGGCTACCACCACGTGAAAGTAGGCGACCTTTACAACGGAAAATACCACGTAATCCGGAAACTGGGATGGGGACACTTCTCCACTGTGTGGCTCGCCTGGGACATCCA GGTGAAGAGGTTTGTTGCAATGAAGGTGGTGAAGAGTGCGGAGCACTACACAGAGACAGCAGTGGATGAGATCAAACTCCTCAGATCT GTAAGAAACTCAGACCCCAATGACCCCAACCGGGAAATGGTGGTCCAGATGGTAGATGACTTCAAGATCTCTGGTGTGAATGGAACTC ATGTCTGCATGGTATTTGAGGTGTTGGGACATCACTTATTAAAGTGGATAATAAAGTCTAATTACCAAGGATTGCCCCTGCCTTGTGTGAAGAGCATCATAAAACAG GTTCTCCAAGGTCTCGACTACTTGCACACAAAGTGTCAGATCATCCACACAGACATCAAGCCGGAAAATATCCTGATGAGTGTTGACGAGCCTTATGTCCGAAAGCTTGCAGCAGAAGCCACAGAGTGGCAGAGGGCTGGGGCACCTCCTCCCTCCGGTTCAGCAA TAAGCACGGCGCCTGCTCCAAAACAG ACggtaaaaatgtccaaaaacaagaagaagaagttaaaaaagaagcagaagcGTCAGGCCGAGCTGCTGGAAAAGTGCATCATGGACCTAGAGGAGATGGAAAAGACCACAGAGACacgagaggaagaagaggatgaagatgaggacCCACAGTCTCCGAAGGGACGGGCCTGCGCTCCCCTCAGACAGGTGTCTCCTCAGGAGCTGGGAAACGAGGATACGAACGAGG AGAGAAATGTAAATGCAGATCTCATGAGGGTGGGACGAGATGAGCTATCGGAGGTGAACTGTAACGGCTATGCGGAGGTGGAGCAGAGACAGTCCCGTTGGAGGGACGAAGACCAACACAACGGCAACGCAGAGCCCACAGAGAAATGTGCCAGTAAGGAGGAGCAACACGAGAACTCCCCTGTCCACCCCGTCTGCAACGGTGTGGACTCTGCAGATCTCAAGGAGCTGGACACTGAGACTGAAGGCAGGGGAGCTCACAGCAGTGGAGTAACTGAGAGACGCCTTCCTGCTGGGCTGGAGGAGGGAGAGCTGGAGCAAAGCATCTGTCAGGAGGACGGAGAGGACAGACCCGACTGTCAGTATGGAACCGAGGAAAGCCTGAGAAACG GCAAGCTAACAGCAGGATCCCTGCTAGTTAACCCTCTTGAGCCACTCAATGCCGACCAGATCAAGGTCAAGATTGCAGATTTGGGAAATGCTTGCTGGGTG CACAAGCACTTTACAGAAGACATCCAGACACGGCAGTACCGATCCTTAGAGGTACTCATCGGTTCTGGATACAGCACACCAGCTGATATATGGAGCACAGCCTGCATG GCCTTTGAGCTTGCCACAGGGGACTACTTGTTTGAACCACATTCTGGGGAAGATTATTCCAGGGATGAAG ACCACCTTGCTCTCATGATAGAGTTGCTTGGTAAAATCCCTCGCCACTATGCCCTGAGTGGGAAATACTCACAGGAATACTTCACCAAGAGAG GTGACTTGAAACACATCACCAAGCTGAAGCCGTGGGGACTGCTGGAGGTGCTTATCGATAAGTACGAGTGGCCCCGCGAAGAAGCCGAATGCTTCACTGACTTCCTGCTTCCCATGTTGGAGCTGATCCCCGAGAAGAGAGCCACGGCGGCAGAGTGCCTGCGCCACCCCTGGCTCACCCTCTAG
- the mapk14a gene encoding mitogen-activated protein kinase 14A isoform X1, with product MSQKERPKFYRQEVNKTIWEVPEQYQNLSPVGSGAYGSVCSAFDMKTGLKIAVKKLSRPFQSIIHAKRTYRELRLLKHMKHENVIGLLDVFSPATSLKEFTDVYLVTHLMGADLNNIVKCQKLTDDHVQFLIYQILRGLKYIHSADIIHRDLKPSNLAVNEDCELKILDFGLARHTDDEMTGYVATRWYRAPEIMLNWMHYNMTVDIWSVGCIMAELLTGRTLFPGTDHIDQLKLIMLLVGTPGPELLMKISSESARNYIGSLPHMPKRNFADVFIGANPQAVDLLEKMLVLDTDRRITAAEALAHPYFCQYHDPDDEPEADPYDQSFESRELEIEEWKRLTYEELCSFEPPIFDEDDME from the exons ATGTCGCAGAAAGAAAGACCCAAGTTTTACCGGCAGGAGGTCAACAAGACGATATGGGAAGTCCCAGAACAGTACCAAAACCTGTCTCCGGTCGGCTCTGGTGCCTACGGATCCGTCTG ttctGCATTTGATATGAAGACTGGCTTGAAGATTGCTGTGAAGAAGCTTTCTCGGCCGTTTCAGTCCATCATTCATGCCAAGAGAACATACAGAGAGCTGCGGTTGCTTAAgcacatgaaacatgaaaat GTGATCGGCCTCCTAGATGTCTTTAGTCCTGCTACATCTCTGAAGGAATTCACTGATGT GtatctcgtgactcatttaatgGGGGCTGATCTCAACAACATAGTGAAATGTCAGAAACTCACAGATGACCACGTGCAGTTCCTCATATACCAGATACTCCGAGGGTTAAAG TATATCCACTCAGCAGACATCATTCATAGA GATTTGAAACCCAGTAACCTGGCAGTGAATGAAGACTGTGAGCTGAAG ATTTTGGACTTTGGTTTGGCGCGGCACACCGATGATGAGATGACCGGCTACGTGGCCACTCGCTGGTATCGTGCCCCAGAGATCATGCTGAACTGGATGCATTACAACATGACAG tggaTATTTGGTCAGTGGGGTGTATAATGGCAGAACTTCTCACTGGAAGAACTTTGTTTCCTGGTACTGACC ACATTGATCAGTTGAAGCTAATCATGCTGCTCGTCGGAACACCAGGGCCCGAGCTCTTGATGAAAATATCTTCAGAGTCT GCCAGGAACTACATCGGCTCCTTGCCTCACATGCCCAAGAGAAATTTTGCTGATGTGTTCATTGGTGCCAACCCACAAG CTGTGGACCTTCTGGAGAAAATGCTGGTTCTGGACACAGACAGGAGGATAACAGCAGCCGAAGCTCTGGCCCACCCGTACTTCTGTCAGTACCATGACCCAGATGACGAGCCCGAGGCCGACCCGTACGACCAGAGCTTTGAGAGCCGTGAGCTGGAGATTGAAGAGTGGAAAC GATTAACCTACGAGGAGTTGTGTAGTTTTGAGCCACCTATCTTTGACGAGGATGACATGGAGTAA
- the mapk14a gene encoding mitogen-activated protein kinase 14A isoform X2 yields MSQKERPKFYRQEVNKTIWEVPEQYQNLSPVGSGAYGSVCSAFDMKTGLKIAVKKLSRPFQSIIHAKRTYRELRLLKHMKHENVIGLLDVFSPATSLKEFTDVYLVTHLMGADLNNIVKCQKLTDDHVQFLIYQILRGLKYIHSADIIHRDLKPSNLAVNEDCELKILDFGLARHTDDEMTGYVATRWYRAPEIMLNWMHYNMTVDIWSVGCIMAELLTGRTLFPGTDHINQLQQIMRLTGTPPASLISRMPSHEARNYIGSLPHMPKRNFADVFIGANPQAVDLLEKMLVLDTDRRITAAEALAHPYFCQYHDPDDEPEADPYDQSFESRELEIEEWKRLTYEELCSFEPPIFDEDDME; encoded by the exons ATGTCGCAGAAAGAAAGACCCAAGTTTTACCGGCAGGAGGTCAACAAGACGATATGGGAAGTCCCAGAACAGTACCAAAACCTGTCTCCGGTCGGCTCTGGTGCCTACGGATCCGTCTG ttctGCATTTGATATGAAGACTGGCTTGAAGATTGCTGTGAAGAAGCTTTCTCGGCCGTTTCAGTCCATCATTCATGCCAAGAGAACATACAGAGAGCTGCGGTTGCTTAAgcacatgaaacatgaaaat GTGATCGGCCTCCTAGATGTCTTTAGTCCTGCTACATCTCTGAAGGAATTCACTGATGT GtatctcgtgactcatttaatgGGGGCTGATCTCAACAACATAGTGAAATGTCAGAAACTCACAGATGACCACGTGCAGTTCCTCATATACCAGATACTCCGAGGGTTAAAG TATATCCACTCAGCAGACATCATTCATAGA GATTTGAAACCCAGTAACCTGGCAGTGAATGAAGACTGTGAGCTGAAG ATTTTGGACTTTGGTTTGGCGCGGCACACCGATGATGAGATGACCGGCTACGTGGCCACTCGCTGGTATCGTGCCCCAGAGATCATGCTGAACTGGATGCATTACAACATGACAG tggaTATTTGGTCAGTGGGGTGTATAATGGCAGAACTTCTCACTGGAAGAACTTTGTTTCCTGGTACTGACC ATATAAACCAGCTACAGCAGATAATGCGTCTGACAGGAACGCCCCCAGCATCTCTAATAAGCAGGATGCCCAGCCACGAG GCCAGGAACTACATCGGCTCCTTGCCTCACATGCCCAAGAGAAATTTTGCTGATGTGTTCATTGGTGCCAACCCACAAG CTGTGGACCTTCTGGAGAAAATGCTGGTTCTGGACACAGACAGGAGGATAACAGCAGCCGAAGCTCTGGCCCACCCGTACTTCTGTCAGTACCATGACCCAGATGACGAGCCCGAGGCCGACCCGTACGACCAGAGCTTTGAGAGCCGTGAGCTGGAGATTGAAGAGTGGAAAC GATTAACCTACGAGGAGTTGTGTAGTTTTGAGCCACCTATCTTTGACGAGGATGACATGGAGTAA
- the elapor1 gene encoding endosome/lysosome-associated apoptosis and autophagy regulator 1, whose translation MQRGPVNPSHLLLWLLLAQTSADLPMCKESDYHFEYTACDVLGSRWRVAVPNKPETCTGLPDPVKGTRCTFSCSEGEFLNMQSQQCQKCAAGTYSLGTGVAFDEWDNLPIGFVTHGVNTNDGDAHTDCSNSTWTPKGDYVASNTDECTATLSYAVNLKEPGTVSFEYFYPDYSIYFEFYVQNDQCQSTDTESRGMKISESKWSQYRVKLNSGNNVLYWRTTAYVLQGSAVKPVLLRNIAISGVAYTSECFHCKPGTYSANPGSARCAPCPVDSYSNKGATVCHQCDPDKYAEAGSGSCKARPACTNSDYFYTHTPCDSERKTQLMYKWIEPKICSEAVKGAVKLPASGEKQICPPCNPGFFVTNSSTCEPCAVGSYSNGTACSKCPVGTEPVVGFEYKWWNTMPSNMKSSVFRREFGDTDHGTAWEVAGEYTYTTPGDQDTDYLMLTLNVPGYRLPQSMAKDSERSEQSRITFVFETTCSADCKFFFLAGYNEWNNEVVEQWKGSSRKQSYSYLIQNNSTVSFTWTFQRTEEFSMERKYSADAAKIYSIHITNVIGGVASQCRHCALRSATASSACVPCPPGHYMVSETGVCKSCPPNTFIRAELPVGEAACVQCGPNTKRNKAYTTCLSDCTVDVHTSGGALLHYDFSPLANVTGFHSSPRFTNKGLRYFHRFNVGLCGKEGRVPATCVDNVTENGREVRGYVCQSTVVPSDIRSQSVVSSQPFLIGDQLIGVTTDTTLSGITSPQWLFPAASGLPDVIFYYKSRETTQACKRGRSGTIRLRCNPTVTVKDHITLPSNCSEGTCDGCTFHFLWQSQHACPLCTKNHYREIVSACIQGIQRTTYVWQQPLQCFGGESLPAQKVSACVTLDFWLKFGVSTGAIAAVLLVSISCYFWKKTRKLQYKYSKLMMSSGGKECELPTADSCAIMEGEDAEDDIMDLTKKSFFTKMKSFSRERTSDGFDSVPLKSSSSRQQREEEDSDDA comes from the exons ATGCAGCGAGGCCCGGTAAACCCGAGCCACCTTCTACTGTGGCTGCTTTTAGCACAGACATCTGCGGATCTGCCGATGTGCAAAGAG TCAGATTATCACTTTGAGTACACAGCGTGTGACGTACTCGGGTCTCGATGGAGGGTGGCGGTTCCCAACAAACCTGAAACGTGCACTGGCCTCCCAGATCCAGTCAAAGGCACTCGATGCA CGTTCTCCTGCAGTGAAGGGGAGTTCCTCAACATGCAGTCGCAGCAGTGCCAGAAGTGCGCTGCAGGCACATACTCTCTGGGCACCGGCGTGGCCTTTGATGAGTGGGACAACCTGCCGATAGGTTTTGTCACCCACGGGGTGAACACTAATGATGGTGACGCCCACACAGACTGCTCCAA CTCCACCTGGACACCAAAGGGTGATTACGTAGCCTCAAATACAGATGAGTGCACTGCTACGCTGTCCTACGCCGTGAACCTGAAGGAGCCTGGAACTGTCTCCTTTGAATATTTCTACCCTGACTACAGCATCTACTTTGAGTTTTAT GTACAGAATGACCAGTGCCAATCTACCGACACTGAAAGCCGAGGGATGAAGATCTCTGAGAGCAAGTGGAGCCAATACAGG GTTAAGTTGAACAGCGGCAACAACGTGCTGTATTGGAGAACTACTGCGTACGTTCTGCAGGGCAGCGCTGTCAAACCTGTGCTGTTAAGAAACATCGCCATCTCAG GGGTGGCCTACACATCAGAGTGTTTCCATTGTAAACCCGGCACCTACAGTGCAAATCCAGGATCTGCCCGCTGTGCCCCCTGCCCTGTTGATTCCTATTCCAACAAGGGTGCCACTGTTTGCCATCAGTGTGATCCAGACAAATATGCAG AGGCTGGTTCAGGGAGCTGCAAAGCGAGACCTGCGTGTACAAACAGTGACTACTTCTACACCCACACTCCATGTGACTCTGAGAGAAAG ACCCAGCTCATGTACAAGTGGATCGAGCCCAAGATCTGCAGCGAGGCCGTTAAAGGAGCGGTAAAGCTGCCAGCATCAGGAGAGAAGCAAATTTGTCCGCCATGTAACCCGGGATTCTTTGTCACCAACTCCTCCACTTGTGAACCCTGCGCCGTCGGTTCCTACTCAAATGGAACAG CTTGTTCCAAGTGCCCTGTTGGCACAGAACCGGTGGTGGGTTTTGAGTACAAATGGTGGAACACGATGCCGAGCAACATGAAGAGCTCCGTCTTCCGCCGAGAGTTTGGCGACACCGACCACGGCACGG CTTGGGAGGTGGCTGGAGAGTACACCTACACCACCCCCGGGGATCAGGACACAGACTATCTGATGCTGACGCTCAATGTCCCTGGATACAG GCTGCCTCAGTCGATGGCAAAAGACAGCGAAAGGAGCGAACAGTCTCGCATCACCTTCGTCTTTGAGACCACGTGTTCAGCTGACTGCAAGTTTTTCTTCCTGGCG GGTTATAATGAGTGGAATAACGAGGTGGTGGAGCAGTGGAAaggcagcagcaggaaacagtcgTACTCCTACTTGATTCAGAACAACAGCACCGTCAGCTTCACCTGGACATTTCAACGAACCGAAGAATTTTCTATG GAGAGGAAATACAGTGCTGATGCTGCAAAAATCTACTCCATCCACATCACCAATGTGATCGGAGGTGTGGCCTCTCAGTGTCGCCACTGCGCCCTGAGGTCGGCCACAGCCAGCTCCGCCTGTGTTCCCTGCCCACCGGGACACTACATGGTCAGCGAGACAGGAGTGTGTAAGAGCTGCCCGCCAAACACCTTCATCAGAGCTGAGCTGCCTGTCGGAGAGGCCGCTTGTGTTCAGTGCGGCCCgaacacaaagagaaacaag GCCTACACGACTTGTCTCAGTGACTGTACGGTGGATGTGCACACCAGCGGAGGAGCTCTGCTGCACTATGACTTCTCTCCTCTGGCCAACGTCACGGGCTTCCACAGCAGCCCCCGCTTCACAAACAAAGGCCTGCGATATTTCCATCGCTTTAACGTGGGTCTGTGTGGGAAAGAG GGTCGAGTGCCGGCTACCTGTGTGGACAATGTCACGGAGAACGggagagaggtcagaggttacGTCTGCCAGTCCACTGTGGTTCCCTCTGACATCAGGAGTCAGAGTGTAGTCTCCTCACAGCCTTTCCTGATTGGTGACCAACTCATTG GTGTAACCACTGACACGACCCTGAGTGGCATCACCTCTCCACAATGGCTGTTCCCCGCTGCGTCCGGCCTGCCAGACGTCATATTCTATTATAA GTCTAGAGAGACAACTCAGGCTTGTAAACGAGGCAGGTCAGGCACCATCAGACTGAGATGTAATCCCACAGTGACTGTTAAAGACCACATCACACTGCCAAG TAACTGTTCAGAGGGGACGTGTGATGGTTGTACTTTCCACTTTCTGTGGCAGAGCCAGCATGCATGTCCACTCTGCACCAAAAACCACTACAGGGAGATTGTCAGTGCTTGCATCCAGGGAATACAG agaaCCACCTACGTGTGGCAGCAGCCGTTGCAGTGTTTCGGGGGAGAGTCTCTACCAGCTCAAAAAGTCAGTGCTTGTGTGACTCTGGATTTCTGGCTCAAGTTTGGTGTTTCTACAGGAGCGATCGCTGCTGTGCTGCTCGTCAGTATCAGCTGCTATTTCTGGAAGAAGACGCGCAA GTTGCAATATAAATACTCCAAGCTGATGATGAGCTCGGGGGGTAAAGAGTGTGAGCTGCCCACTGCAGACAGCTGTGCAATAATGGAGGGAGAAGATGCAGAGGACGACATCATGGACCTCACCAAGAAATCCTTCTTCACCAAAATGAAGTCCTTCTCACGAGAG AGGACATCGGATGGATTTGACTCAGTTCCACTTAAGTCGTCATCTTCACgccagcagagagaggaggaagactcAGATGATGCTTAA